The Monomorium pharaonis isolate MP-MQ-018 chromosome 5, ASM1337386v2, whole genome shotgun sequence genome includes a window with the following:
- the LOC105836072 gene encoding golgin subfamily A member 6-like protein 22 isoform X2 yields the protein MASSSEGDTVKPTNTNKSTTGTNILAPKEGARKRRRLESLTTNSEIPKKTQRRDESCNSYAEATSEKRVEHVENKRDSSLPRLRKKEPTGPINPQDVRMSRSCETGVGRSDATRLRKTIQWLEEGARRLREDLANVRTELHEERRAAKVAKREFETTLREVRFAEAAKYQPIIADLKTRIVQSVSPSPSPSPPFKSDSAKDESHKRELSTLRKRLVEAEGTIRRLEQLVKSQASTARNANGTTSSSGDARRLEAEIRNLRAENEKLEEKLRIALNAEKTRIAEIRAQRENHGAELSALRKSLRSEAIKMMDELRGKSREIEKLSKLLRRRKLAPAEQETMRKLRENEGNQPIQSVSRIEKKIFKDDGQMVRSYMRAIESDTAINEIEVERLRELALEQQEVIEILRQAVKERERKLEQLSNKKRKEEFYKQWLELEPVAEVDDEEDHEDDDSALSSAPSSMSPQPGGYGQWQGNGVTREAYEAVLVEVEELQSKLLKEQRELSHARIQICDLEKALLQERCADRDKELGELNDKLRAAEEREATLLVELSEIREQNELLEFRLLEMEELPVRKDSPDTMDSGIVSPEPAHTNKDYSINKQRSRAVATVIPYTNNTTMNSVKSTSPVLPRKPPLTLQESGIFEEEEEEEEEQEMGKEYEDEEEREVEFSSRGTQTEAPSGELLQEVQRLQELRARIQERAAKITAPVFHPIDSSKLCLDVSTVDSIVQLTSYQERVRDLEERLEEYEEAEKCRGREKQLSKQREEELLDENYRLTERIYWLENELRIIAKHTLDVSDSGNRGETTVAQQQVKNVDQHECQEPKDTRVSEDMQDQQDANCTRAVQTVEDYVATECSRCRDKDKQNSGQLSLTLNAQPNVTLVSVEEKKEDELKPFKSEEPAVVDRTKSDLGKKVIYFRWR from the exons ATGGCAAGCTCCTCAGAGGGAGACACCGTCAAGCCGACGAACACGAACAAATCAACGACTGGAACTAACATTCTCGCACCCAAGGAGGGTGCGAGAAAACGACGACGATTAGAATCTCTGACAACGAACTCGGAGATTCCTAAGAAAACGCAGCGACGCGACGAGTCGTGCAACTCCTATGC TGAAGCAACCAGCGAAAAAAGGGTTGAGCATGTAGAAAACAAAAGGGACTCATCGCTGCCACGTCTGAGAAAGAAAGAGCCGACTGGGCCAATAAATCCGCAAGATGTTCGAATGTCACGGTCTTGCGAAACAGGCGTGGGAAGAAGTGATGCGACCAGATTGAGGAAAACTATACAATGGCTCGAAGAAGGAGCGCGAAGGCTACGCGAGGACCTGGCGAACGTGCGGACGGAGCTACATGAAGAGCGAAGGGCAGCAAAAGTTGCTAAAAGGGAGTTCGAAACTACCCTCAGAGAAGTCAGATTTGCAGAGGCTGCAAAGTACCAACCGATCATAGCTGACCTAAAGACCAG GATCGTTCAGTCTgtgtcgccgtcgccgtcgccgtcgccgccatTCAAATCTGATTCCGCGAAAGATGAGAGCCACAAGCGTGAATTATCAACCCTCAGAAAGCGCTTGGTTGAGGCTGAGGGCACGATACGAAGACTCGAACAATTGGTGAAATCTCAAGCGAGCACTGCTCGCAATGCCAATGGTACTACTTCTTCCAGCGGTGATGCGCGCCGGCTGGAAGCGGAAATACGAAATCTACGCGCAGAAAACGAGAAACTCGAAGAAAAATTGCGT atcgCTCTAAATGCCGAGAAAACTCGCATCGCTGAGATACGAGCTCAACGGGAGAATCACGGAGCTGAACTTTCCGCATTGCGAAAATCACTTCGCAGCGAAGCTATAAAAATG ATGGATGAGCTGCGTGGCAAGAGCCGAGAGATTGAGAAGCTGTCGAAGCTCTTGAGACGACGAAAGTTGGCGCCGGCCGAGCAGGAGACG ATGCGGAAATTACGAGAGAACGAGGGGAATCAACCGATACAGTCAGTATCTCGCATAGAGAAGAAGATTTTCAAAGACGATGGTCAAatg GTGAGGTCATATATGCGCGCAATAGAATCCGACACAGCCATAAATGAAATCGAGGTCGAGCGCCTTCGTGAACTCGCGCTTGAGCAGCAGGAAGTCATCGAAATACTTAGACAGGCGGTTAAG gagagagagagaaagttggAGCAGTTGTCCAACAAAAAGAGGAAGGAGGAATTTTATAAACAGTGGCTAGAGTTGGAGCCAGTAGCCGAAGTCGATGACGAGGAGGACCATGAAGATGATGACAGCGCTCTGTCGAGCGCCCCGTCTTCGATGTCGCCACAGCCTGGAGGCTATGGTCAGTGGCAGGGCAACGGTGTCACTAGAGAAGCGTATGAGGCTGTTCTCGTTGAGGTCGAGGAGTTACAGTCGAAGCTTCTTAAAGAGCAACGCGAACTGTCGCATGCTCGGATTCAAATTTGCGACTTGGAGAAGGCGCTCTTGCAAGAG AGATGTGCCGATCGTGACAAAGAGTTGGGCGAGCTGAATGATAAGCTTCGAGCCGCTGAGGAACGAGAAGCCACGCTCTTGGTGGAGCTCTCAGAAATACGAGAGCAGAACGAGCTGCTGGAATTTCGATTGCTTGAAATGGAGGAACTACCCGTGCGCAAGGACAGCCCCGATACGATGGATAGCGGTATAGTCTCACCGGAGCCTGCTCACACGAACAAG GATTACTCCATTAACAAACAGAGAAGCCGCGCCGTGGCAACCGTGATACCCTACACGAATAACACCACGATGAACTCTGTAAAATCCACGTCACCCGTGTTACCACGAAAGCCCCCGCTCACCCTTCAAGAGAGCGGTATCttcgaggaggaggaggaggaggaggaagagcaGGAGATGGGAAAAGAATACGAAGATGAGGAGGAACGCGAAGTCGAGTTCTCCAGTCGCGGTACTCAGACAGAGGCGCCGTCCGGCGAGCTCCTGCAGGAGGTACAACGTCTTCAAGAACTGAGAGCCCGGATTCAGGAACGTGCGGCCAAGATCACAGCACCGGTCTTCCATCCGATTGACTCGTCCAAGCTCTGTCTCGACGTGTCGACAGTCGACTCGATAGTTCAGCTGACTTCCTACCAGGAGCGCGTTCGCGACCTCGAGGAGAGACTCGAGGAATACGAGGAAGCCGAGAAGTGTCGGGGCCGAGAGAAGCAACTGTCGAAACAACGAGAGGAGGAGCTGCTGGATGAAAACTACAGGCTCACAGAGAGAATATACTGGTTGGAGAACGAACTACGGATCATCGCGAAACATACCCTCGACGTGAGTGACAGCGGAAACAGAGGCGAGACGACTGTCGCGCAGCAGCAAGTGAAGAACGTGGACCAGCATGAGTGTCAAGAGCCAAAGGATACACGGGTTTCGGAAGATATGCAAGATCAACAAGATGCAAACTGCACGCGCGCTGTTCAAACCGTAGAGGATTACGTGGCTACGGAATGTTCCCGGTGCCGTGATAAAGATAAACAAAACTCCGGCCAGCTGAGCTTGACTCTGAACGCTCAACCCAATGTCACA CTTGTATCCGTGGAGGAGAAGAAGGAAGACGAACTGAAACCATTTAAATCCGAAGAACCTGCCGTTGTAGATCGTACCAAAAGCGACTTGGGAAAGAAG GTGATCTATTTTCGCTGGAGATAA
- the LOC105836072 gene encoding golgin subfamily A member 6-like protein 22 isoform X1 produces MASSSEGDTVKPTNTNKSTTGTNILAPKEGARKRRRLESLTTNSEIPKKTQRRDESCNSYAEATSEKRVEHVENKRDSSLPRLRKKEPTGPINPQDVRMSRSCETGVGRSDATRLRKTIQWLEEGARRLREDLANVRTELHEERRAAKVAKREFETTLREVRFAEAAKYQPIIADLKTRIVQSVSPSPSPSPPFKSDSAKDESHKRELSTLRKRLVEAEGTIRRLEQLVKSQASTARNANGTTSSSGDARRLEAEIRNLRAENEKLEEKLRIALNAEKTRIAEIRAQRENHGAELSALRKSLRSEAIKMMDELRGKSREIEKLSKLLRRRKLAPAEQETMRKLRENEGNQPIQSVSRIEKKIFKDDGQMVRSYMRAIESDTAINEIEVERLRELALEQQEVIEILRQAVKERERKLEQLSNKKRKEEFYKQWLELEPVAEVDDEEDHEDDDSALSSAPSSMSPQPGGYGQWQGNGVTREAYEAVLVEVEELQSKLLKEQRELSHARIQICDLEKALLQERCADRDKELGELNDKLRAAEEREATLLVELSEIREQNELLEFRLLEMEELPVRKDSPDTMDSGIVSPEPAHTNKDYSINKQRSRAVATVIPYTNNTTMNSVKSTSPVLPRKPPLTLQESGIFEEEEEEEEEQEMGKEYEDEEEREVEFSSRGTQTEAPSGELLQEVQRLQELRARIQERAAKITAPVFHPIDSSKLCLDVSTVDSIVQLTSYQERVRDLEERLEEYEEAEKCRGREKQLSKQREEELLDENYRLTERIYWLENELRIIAKHTLDVSDSGNRGETTVAQQQVKNVDQHECQEPKDTRVSEDMQDQQDANCTRAVQTVEDYVATECSRCRDKDKQNSGQLSLTLNAQPNVTLVSVEEKKEDELKPFKSEEPAVVDRTKSDLGKKVSRRRVRGNERETRSAKTARVANVRFARDISFGRRSHPLVLYQEICV; encoded by the exons ATGGCAAGCTCCTCAGAGGGAGACACCGTCAAGCCGACGAACACGAACAAATCAACGACTGGAACTAACATTCTCGCACCCAAGGAGGGTGCGAGAAAACGACGACGATTAGAATCTCTGACAACGAACTCGGAGATTCCTAAGAAAACGCAGCGACGCGACGAGTCGTGCAACTCCTATGC TGAAGCAACCAGCGAAAAAAGGGTTGAGCATGTAGAAAACAAAAGGGACTCATCGCTGCCACGTCTGAGAAAGAAAGAGCCGACTGGGCCAATAAATCCGCAAGATGTTCGAATGTCACGGTCTTGCGAAACAGGCGTGGGAAGAAGTGATGCGACCAGATTGAGGAAAACTATACAATGGCTCGAAGAAGGAGCGCGAAGGCTACGCGAGGACCTGGCGAACGTGCGGACGGAGCTACATGAAGAGCGAAGGGCAGCAAAAGTTGCTAAAAGGGAGTTCGAAACTACCCTCAGAGAAGTCAGATTTGCAGAGGCTGCAAAGTACCAACCGATCATAGCTGACCTAAAGACCAG GATCGTTCAGTCTgtgtcgccgtcgccgtcgccgtcgccgccatTCAAATCTGATTCCGCGAAAGATGAGAGCCACAAGCGTGAATTATCAACCCTCAGAAAGCGCTTGGTTGAGGCTGAGGGCACGATACGAAGACTCGAACAATTGGTGAAATCTCAAGCGAGCACTGCTCGCAATGCCAATGGTACTACTTCTTCCAGCGGTGATGCGCGCCGGCTGGAAGCGGAAATACGAAATCTACGCGCAGAAAACGAGAAACTCGAAGAAAAATTGCGT atcgCTCTAAATGCCGAGAAAACTCGCATCGCTGAGATACGAGCTCAACGGGAGAATCACGGAGCTGAACTTTCCGCATTGCGAAAATCACTTCGCAGCGAAGCTATAAAAATG ATGGATGAGCTGCGTGGCAAGAGCCGAGAGATTGAGAAGCTGTCGAAGCTCTTGAGACGACGAAAGTTGGCGCCGGCCGAGCAGGAGACG ATGCGGAAATTACGAGAGAACGAGGGGAATCAACCGATACAGTCAGTATCTCGCATAGAGAAGAAGATTTTCAAAGACGATGGTCAAatg GTGAGGTCATATATGCGCGCAATAGAATCCGACACAGCCATAAATGAAATCGAGGTCGAGCGCCTTCGTGAACTCGCGCTTGAGCAGCAGGAAGTCATCGAAATACTTAGACAGGCGGTTAAG gagagagagagaaagttggAGCAGTTGTCCAACAAAAAGAGGAAGGAGGAATTTTATAAACAGTGGCTAGAGTTGGAGCCAGTAGCCGAAGTCGATGACGAGGAGGACCATGAAGATGATGACAGCGCTCTGTCGAGCGCCCCGTCTTCGATGTCGCCACAGCCTGGAGGCTATGGTCAGTGGCAGGGCAACGGTGTCACTAGAGAAGCGTATGAGGCTGTTCTCGTTGAGGTCGAGGAGTTACAGTCGAAGCTTCTTAAAGAGCAACGCGAACTGTCGCATGCTCGGATTCAAATTTGCGACTTGGAGAAGGCGCTCTTGCAAGAG AGATGTGCCGATCGTGACAAAGAGTTGGGCGAGCTGAATGATAAGCTTCGAGCCGCTGAGGAACGAGAAGCCACGCTCTTGGTGGAGCTCTCAGAAATACGAGAGCAGAACGAGCTGCTGGAATTTCGATTGCTTGAAATGGAGGAACTACCCGTGCGCAAGGACAGCCCCGATACGATGGATAGCGGTATAGTCTCACCGGAGCCTGCTCACACGAACAAG GATTACTCCATTAACAAACAGAGAAGCCGCGCCGTGGCAACCGTGATACCCTACACGAATAACACCACGATGAACTCTGTAAAATCCACGTCACCCGTGTTACCACGAAAGCCCCCGCTCACCCTTCAAGAGAGCGGTATCttcgaggaggaggaggaggaggaggaagagcaGGAGATGGGAAAAGAATACGAAGATGAGGAGGAACGCGAAGTCGAGTTCTCCAGTCGCGGTACTCAGACAGAGGCGCCGTCCGGCGAGCTCCTGCAGGAGGTACAACGTCTTCAAGAACTGAGAGCCCGGATTCAGGAACGTGCGGCCAAGATCACAGCACCGGTCTTCCATCCGATTGACTCGTCCAAGCTCTGTCTCGACGTGTCGACAGTCGACTCGATAGTTCAGCTGACTTCCTACCAGGAGCGCGTTCGCGACCTCGAGGAGAGACTCGAGGAATACGAGGAAGCCGAGAAGTGTCGGGGCCGAGAGAAGCAACTGTCGAAACAACGAGAGGAGGAGCTGCTGGATGAAAACTACAGGCTCACAGAGAGAATATACTGGTTGGAGAACGAACTACGGATCATCGCGAAACATACCCTCGACGTGAGTGACAGCGGAAACAGAGGCGAGACGACTGTCGCGCAGCAGCAAGTGAAGAACGTGGACCAGCATGAGTGTCAAGAGCCAAAGGATACACGGGTTTCGGAAGATATGCAAGATCAACAAGATGCAAACTGCACGCGCGCTGTTCAAACCGTAGAGGATTACGTGGCTACGGAATGTTCCCGGTGCCGTGATAAAGATAAACAAAACTCCGGCCAGCTGAGCTTGACTCTGAACGCTCAACCCAATGTCACA CTTGTATCCGTGGAGGAGAAGAAGGAAGACGAACTGAAACCATTTAAATCCGAAGAACCTGCCGTTGTAGATCGTACCAAAAGCGACTTGGGAAAGAAGGTTAGCCGAAGACGAGTTAGGGGTAACGAGCGCGAAACACGGTCCGCGAAAACGGCAAGAGTGGCAAACGTCAGATTCGCGCGCGACATCTCTTTCGGGCGAAGAAGCCATCCATTGGTTTTGTATCAGGAAATTTGCGTTTAA